A single Phoenix dactylifera cultivar Barhee BC4 chromosome 1, palm_55x_up_171113_PBpolish2nd_filt_p, whole genome shotgun sequence DNA region contains:
- the LOC103713980 gene encoding transport inhibitor response 1-like protein Os05g0150500 has product MAAGAGWASMFPDEVWEHVFSFLAADGDRNAVSIVCRGWYSIERRSRRRIFVGNCYAVAPAAAIHRFPNVRVVSIKGKPHFADFNLVPSDWGGRADAWVTAMAEGWPHLEELSLKRMVVTDDCLEFIARSFKNIRVLALSFCEGVSTAGLAAIAANCRNLRELDLRETGVEENCVHWLSHFPESFTSLVNLSIASIEEDVNISVLEHLVSRCTNLMTLKLNYAVPLDRLVNLLRRAPQLASLGTGKFTAEYRPELFSKLESAFAICKSMKSLSGICEAVPEYLPAIYPVCDGLTSLNLSYALVDGPALIKLVSRCKNVQRLWVMDVIEDDGLAAVASSCKLLQELRVFPCDPYGADPVSLTEHGLVTVSAGCPMLQSVLYFCRQMTNAALIAVARNSPNLTCFRLCIIEPRTPDYVTLEPLDAGFSAIVESCKDLRRLSVSGLLTDNVFRSIGAAANHLEMLSVAFAGDSDAGLHYILSGCKSLRKLEIRDCPFGDKALLANAAKLETMRSLWMSSCSVSLGACRLLARKMPWLNVEVMDERRGGSWASQPDDCPVEKLYVYRTVAGPRSDTPPCVWTVQGAIG; this is encoded by the exons ATGGCCGCCGGCGCGGGGTGGGCCTCCATGTTCCCCGATGAGGTCTGGGAGCACGTCTTCTCCTTCCTCGCCGCCGACGGCGACCGCAACGCCGTCTCCATCGTCTGCCGCGGCTGGTACAGCATCGAGCGCCGCTCCCGGCGCCGGATCTTCGTCGGCAACTGCTACGCCGTCGCCCCCGCCGCCGCCATCCACCGGTTCCCCAACGTCCGCGTCGTCTCCATCAAGGGCAAGCCCCACTTCGCCGACTTCAACCTCGTCCCGTCCGACTGGGGTGGCCGCGCCGACGCCTGGGTCACCGCCATGGCGGAAGGGTGGCCGCACCTCGAGGAGCTCAGCCTCAAGCGCATGGTCGTCACCGACGACTGCCTCGAGTTCATTGCCAGGTCCTTCAAGAACATTAGGGTCCTCGCGCTCTCCTTCTGCGAGGGCGTCAGCACCGCCGGCCTCGCCGCCATCGCCGCCAATTGCAG AAATCTGAGGGAGCTAGACTTGCGGGAAACTGGAGTAGAGGAGAATTGTGTGCACTGGCTCAGCCATTTTCCTGAATCTTTCACTTCTTTGGTAAATTTGAGCATTGCTAGCATAGAAGAGGATGTGAATATCTCTGTCCTTGAGCACCTTGTGAGCAGATGCACCAACCTCATGACCCTCAAGCTCAACTATGCTGTGCCTCTTGATAGGCTTGTCAACCTCCTACGCAGGGCCCCGCAGCTGGCCAGCCTAGGAACTGGCAAGTTCACAGCAGAATACCGTCCAGAGCTCTTCTCCAAGCTGGAATCAGCCTTTGCAATCTGTAAAAGCATGAAAAGCCTTTCAGGAATATGTGAAGCTGTTCCAGAATATCTCCCAGCAATATACCCGGTCTGCGATGGCCTCACATCACTGAATTTAAGTTATGCTCTCGTGGATGGCCCTGCCCTCATCAAGCTAGTCAGCCGGTGCAAGAATGTTCAACGACTATGG GTAATGGATGTCATCGAGGATGATGGCCTAGCTGCTGTGGCATCATCTTGTAAGCTACTTCAAGAATTGCGTGTCTTCCCTTGTGATCCTTATGGTGCAGATCCTGTATCTCTTACTGAGCATGGCCTTGTCACTGTGTCTGCGGGATGCCCAATGCTCCAGTCTGTCCTCTACTTCTGCCGACAAATGACCAATGCTGCTCTCATTGCTGTTGCTAGGAACAGTCCCAATCTCACGTGCTTCCGTTTGTGCATCATTGAACCCCGCACACCTGATTATGTCACTCTAGAGCCACTTGATGCAGGTTTTAGTGCCATTGTGGAATCCTGCAAGGATCTCAGGCGTCTCTCTGTCTCGGGTCTCCTCACCGATAATGTGTttagatccattggggctgctGCAAATCACCTCGAGATGCTCTCAGTTGCCTTTGCTGGGGATAGTGATGCTGGTCTACATTACATTCTCTCAGGCTGCAAGAGCTTAAGGAAGCTGGAAATCAGGGACTGCCCATTTGGAGACAAGGCTTTGTTGGCCAATGCTGCTAAGCTGGAGACAATGCGATCCCTTTGGATGTCGTCTTGCTCTGTGAGCTTGGGAGCATGTAGGTTGCTGGCTCGGAAGATGCCATGGCTTAATGTGGAGGTTATGgatgagaggagaggagggtcgTGGGCTTCACAGCCTGATGATTGCCCTGTTGAGAAGCTCTATGTTTACAGGACGGTTGCTGGGCCGAGATCTGACACACCACCTTGTGTCTGGACGGTGCAAGGTGCTATCGGATAA